One window from the genome of Actinomycetota bacterium encodes:
- a CDS encoding helix-turn-helix domain-containing protein: MRETAAVMGLSLGVTYELLRQGRLPGLRLGKRWVVPRVQLDAFLASASDRG; encoded by the coding sequence GTGCGGGAGACTGCGGCGGTGATGGGCTTGAGCCTGGGCGTCACCTATGAGCTACTCCGGCAGGGTCGCCTGCCGGGACTGCGGCTTGGGAAGCGGTGGGTGGTGCCTCGGGTCCAGCTCGACGCGTTCTTGGCGAGCGCGTCAGACAGGGGGTGA
- a CDS encoding replication initiator, whose amino-acid sequence VHFHAIIRLDAATACACPACVTPPPAGFTAELLEAAVRQVAATVAVPCPMVDEDQDVTLTARWGEQLDVRHITEAGDDGELSAEQVAGYVAKYATKGTEAVGVTLDHRVGEVELEGLDVPAHVAELVRACWELGGRPSLVGLRLRKWAHMLGFGGHFSTKSRRYSTTLGALRRARVTYAIRRRQGASLPLDAWGQPDDDQAVLVVASWVYQGSGYQSTGEAWLAASAAARAREERRVAREELRSTTAAA is encoded by the coding sequence GGTCCACTTCCACGCCATCATCCGCCTGGACGCGGCCACCGCCTGCGCTTGCCCGGCCTGTGTGACGCCGCCGCCGGCTGGGTTCACCGCCGAGTTGCTCGAGGCGGCCGTCCGACAGGTCGCCGCCACCGTGGCCGTGCCCTGCCCCATGGTCGACGAGGACCAGGACGTGACCCTGACCGCCCGCTGGGGCGAGCAGCTCGACGTGCGCCACATTACTGAGGCCGGCGACGACGGGGAGCTGAGCGCCGAGCAGGTGGCCGGCTACGTCGCCAAGTATGCGACCAAGGGCACCGAGGCCGTGGGCGTCACCCTGGATCACCGTGTAGGTGAGGTTGAGCTTGAAGGTCTGGATGTGCCGGCCCATGTGGCTGAGCTCGTCCGGGCGTGCTGGGAGTTGGGCGGTCGTCCGTCGTTGGTGGGGCTCCGGCTGCGTAAGTGGGCGCACATGCTCGGCTTCGGCGGCCATTTCTCGACCAAGAGCCGCCGCTACTCCACGACGCTGGGCGCTCTTCGTCGGGCCCGGGTCACTTACGCCATTCGCCGGCGCCAGGGCGCCAGCCTCCCGCTGGACGCCTGGGGGCAGCCTGACGATGACCAGGCCGTGCTCGTAGTCGCCTCCTGGGTCTACCAGGGTTCCGGCTACCAGTCGACCGGGGAGGCGTGGCTGGCGGCCTCGGCGGCGGCTCGGGCGCGGGAAGAGCGGCGGGTGGCCAGAGAGGAGCTAAGGAGCACAACGGCGGCCGCATGA